Proteins from one Flavobacterium branchiarum genomic window:
- a CDS encoding RsmD family RNA methyltransferase yields the protein MRIISGKHKGRRIFPPKNLPVRPTTDMSKEALFNVLNNHFSFEGLKILDLFAGTGNISYEFASRGCTPITSVDGDFGCVKFIKQVAAEYDFNIAATKSDVFKFLESSKTSYDIIFADPPYAMDQATFEKIVMLVFERELLQEDGMMIIEHSKYTKLDHLSNFSFKKSYGGSFFSFFEFDSLEDEEINNESSTKSTEDDEG from the coding sequence ATGAGAATCATTTCAGGAAAACACAAAGGAAGACGCATTTTTCCACCAAAAAACCTTCCAGTAAGACCTACAACTGACATGTCTAAAGAAGCATTATTTAATGTTTTGAATAACCATTTTAGTTTTGAAGGCTTAAAAATATTAGATTTATTTGCAGGAACTGGAAACATCAGTTATGAATTTGCTTCTCGTGGATGCACTCCAATCACCTCTGTAGATGGTGATTTTGGTTGTGTAAAATTCATCAAGCAAGTTGCCGCAGAATATGACTTTAATATTGCAGCTACTAAGAGTGATGTTTTTAAATTCTTAGAGAGCAGTAAAACATCTTACGACATTATTTTTGCAGATCCTCCATATGCAATGGATCAAGCTACATTTGAAAAAATTGTAATGCTTGTTTTCGAAAGAGAACTATTGCAAGAAGATGGAATGATGATTATCGAACATTCTAAATACACAAAACTTGATCATTTAAGTAATTTCTCATTCAAGAAAAGTTACGGTGGTTCATTCTTTAGTTTCTTCGAATTTGATTCATTAGAAGATGAAGAAATAAACAATGAATCTTCAACAAAAAGTACCGAAGACGACGAAGGTTAA
- a CDS encoding sensor histidine kinase, whose protein sequence is MKHRINLLIFFSALALVALSVVQCYLVKTTYDYKVAQFHAEIKNEIASITNDYNDIDSTIVYKKEHLYKRLAENYVHNKKTKSDITTALLQNEFRSELTRKLQLKFEREIPNFSIDFAIVLNKFIIYNSTQKADTIFSEKPFIKNKLYGNLASLDHAFLVRNYASTATVTTQMQDYNLLTEDSMYVSVVDWEMIILKRMSLILFLSLVSILTLITLFVIALRALIKQKKVSDIKTDFINNITHELKTPLTTLAISTKILERKDIRDNEIHFTSILNTISRQNNRLQSLIDQVLANSLDENEMDMQKERIVAESFLNSIIEDFKIAYPKVNIQTYFATSETILVLDKFHLTTAILNVLENAVKYGSNTITIKTTLDKNQFSLSIQDNGIGISKNKHSLLFDKFYRVEQGNLHNTKGLGLGLYYVNQIIKAHQGSIAVMSDLGKGAQFYISIPLN, encoded by the coding sequence ATGAAACACAGAATCAATCTATTAATCTTTTTTTCAGCTCTTGCCTTGGTCGCATTATCTGTAGTGCAATGCTATTTAGTAAAAACGACTTATGATTATAAAGTAGCACAATTTCATGCTGAGATAAAAAATGAAATCGCCAGCATCACAAATGATTATAATGACATTGATTCGACAATTGTTTACAAAAAAGAACATCTATACAAGCGATTAGCCGAGAATTATGTTCATAATAAAAAGACTAAATCGGATATTACAACAGCTTTACTTCAAAATGAATTCCGAAGCGAACTAACCCGAAAATTACAACTGAAGTTCGAAAGAGAGATTCCTAATTTCTCTATTGATTTTGCTATTGTCCTCAACAAATTCATTATTTACAATAGCACACAAAAAGCAGATACTATTTTCTCCGAAAAGCCATTTATAAAAAACAAATTATATGGCAATCTAGCTTCATTAGACCATGCTTTTTTAGTTCGAAATTATGCTAGCACCGCAACTGTAACTACACAAATGCAAGATTACAATTTGCTTACCGAAGATTCTATGTATGTTTCGGTAGTTGATTGGGAAATGATAATACTAAAAAGAATGAGCCTAATTTTGTTCTTATCCCTGGTATCAATTCTAACTCTAATTACACTTTTTGTAATTGCTCTAAGGGCATTAATCAAGCAAAAAAAGGTAAGTGACATTAAAACTGATTTTATTAATAACATCACCCACGAACTCAAAACGCCACTAACAACTCTGGCTATTTCGACCAAAATACTAGAGCGAAAAGACATTCGTGATAACGAAATTCATTTCACATCAATTCTTAATACTATTTCACGCCAAAATAATCGTTTACAGAGTTTAATCGATCAAGTTTTGGCAAATTCACTAGATGAAAATGAAATGGATATGCAGAAAGAAAGAATCGTTGCCGAATCCTTCTTAAATTCGATTATTGAAGATTTTAAGATTGCATACCCAAAGGTTAACATTCAAACCTATTTTGCTACAAGCGAAACCATTTTGGTATTAGACAAGTTTCATTTAACAACTGCCATTTTAAATGTACTTGAAAACGCAGTAAAATATGGTTCAAATACAATTACGATAAAAACAACATTAGATAAAAACCAATTTAGTTTGAGCATTCAGGATAACGGAATTGGAATTTCTAAAAACAAACATTCCTTACTCTTTGATAAATTTTACCGAGTAGAACAAGGCAACCTACACAATACAAAAGGATTAGGTCTAGGACTCTATTATGTAAATCAAATCATCAAAGCCCATCAAGGATCAATTGCCGTAATGAGCGATTTAGGAAAAGGAGCTCAATTTTACATCAGTATTCCGTTGAATTAA
- a CDS encoding PQQ-binding-like beta-propeller repeat protein has translation MKRSLAFLPIFFFLVIHSTFAQKNEASIINSFSDRVFTGHGYLPLGDVKWKFKTDGKIFSSTIAKEGIVFIGSEDGYLYAIDEINGNLKWKFKTNGAVHSSPSIYENIIYYGSFDGYYYAVNAKTGKEIWKFKTGGENWYGEIGIGNTMADLWDYFLSSPVIYKDNKQASVLFGSSDGNVYSLDAKKGILNWKFKTDGPIHSTPVIDKNIVYIGGWDANLYAINCTTGKEKWKFSTGTKTGFKGIQSSVAVADGMVYFGARDPYLFALDSETGKEIWRYDAENSWILSSAVVLNNILYVGTSDTYALLALDSKTGRERYRFRTSGYVYSSPAIAGNTIYFGDFTGNFFSLDILSAGKISNFISTDARKKHASEILNNDNLDFTYAAKGSDLSQYKDSKKVMDEFYKLGPIVSSPFISNNTVYFGSADGYFYAIGLTTGY, from the coding sequence ATGAAAAGATCATTAGCATTTCTCCCTATCTTTTTCTTTTTAGTTATTCATAGCACCTTTGCACAAAAAAATGAGGCATCAATTATAAATTCGTTCTCCGACAGAGTCTTTACTGGTCACGGTTATCTGCCTTTAGGGGATGTAAAATGGAAGTTTAAAACCGATGGCAAAATCTTTTCTTCAACAATAGCAAAAGAGGGAATCGTTTTTATTGGTAGCGAAGACGGTTATCTCTATGCTATCGATGAAATAAATGGAAATTTAAAATGGAAATTTAAAACAAATGGTGCAGTTCATAGTTCGCCAAGTATTTATGAAAACATTATTTATTATGGAAGCTTTGATGGTTACTATTATGCTGTAAATGCCAAAACAGGCAAAGAGATTTGGAAATTCAAAACTGGTGGAGAAAACTGGTATGGAGAAATTGGTATTGGCAATACAATGGCCGATTTATGGGATTATTTTTTATCTTCACCTGTAATTTACAAAGACAACAAGCAAGCTTCTGTTCTTTTTGGAAGCAGTGATGGAAATGTATATTCACTTGATGCAAAAAAGGGAATTCTTAATTGGAAATTTAAAACCGACGGTCCAATACATAGTACACCAGTTATCGACAAAAACATAGTATATATTGGCGGATGGGACGCTAATTTGTATGCGATCAACTGCACAACAGGAAAAGAAAAGTGGAAGTTTTCTACTGGAACAAAAACAGGATTCAAAGGGATTCAATCGTCTGTAGCAGTTGCTGATGGGATGGTCTATTTTGGAGCAAGAGATCCTTACCTTTTTGCTTTAGACTCCGAAACAGGAAAGGAAATTTGGAGATATGATGCCGAAAATTCATGGATCCTAAGCTCAGCAGTAGTATTAAACAACATTTTATATGTTGGCACTTCAGACACCTATGCTTTACTTGCTTTAGATTCTAAAACAGGTAGAGAACGCTATCGCTTTAGAACTAGTGGATACGTTTATTCGTCACCAGCAATTGCAGGAAACACAATTTACTTTGGAGACTTTACAGGTAACTTCTTTTCTCTAGACATTCTTTCAGCGGGCAAAATATCAAATTTTATAAGTACTGATGCCAGAAAAAAACATGCAAGCGAAATATTAAACAATGACAATCTAGATTTTACTTATGCCGCTAAAGGCTCTGATTTATCACAATACAAAGACTCCAAAAAAGTTATGGATGAATTCTATAAACTTGGACCGATTGTTTCATCGCCATTTATTAGCAACAATACTGTTTATTTTGGTAGTGCCGATGGCTATTTTTATGCAATTGGACTAACAACAGGTTATTAG
- a CDS encoding TonB-dependent receptor domain-containing protein, whose translation MNSIKIIIIFFFISGFAYAQNETPKDSISNKLKEVVIDAKTKTFTNKNGNIKVDVANSIYNSIPNTLDLLSKLPKVLLSPNKENISIVGKGTPLIYIDNQKVGINDLNALSVDDIKSIEIIQNPSVKYEADGRAVILITRKFSKKEGFKTILSETASFKKDFNNYIGFNSSFKKGKLEWKANFNYNQLQPWEYQSVDYAIPSASIVSNYDVDAFTKRKQFVFGGSMFYKINEDDYLSFTVSSKLQGDTFGINSNTYNKKEDVINNVLTYTDNDNNKDFVNSFLNYSKKIKSIDTQIFTGILYSNFNQGLFSEIENNYNNTEFELTQIRDQKFKVDFFSGRVDIEKKFKNEMLVEIGGLYSSANSKSDFDIFSYDTNQNIRSHYDFKEQNLAGYGQLSGKINKIDFAVGLRVENTNANGKYKTDVTPLIEKNYTNFFPKVEFTFPIDSTKSISVNYSKSISRPNYSSLSQGTTYINPYFVYARNINIDPTFNNEISTVFQYHDKSVKLGYYRNINPVYSSFSYDKEQNILTFKDVNFDRESGFSVDFTLPFSYKFWTTTNSLIFILEKIEDKSALFLSSKPHLFYYSSNEFKLPKGYTFSVFCWGITKQNIGILEKNERFVMDMGLSKTFFKNWNCTLSFNNVFNDREMKEQFVVNNINSQTRYLLDSQEISFAVKYSFGKMKDTEFKGKSIDDSGRIR comes from the coding sequence ATGAATAGTATTAAAATAATTATCATTTTCTTTTTTATTTCTGGATTTGCTTATGCGCAAAATGAAACTCCAAAAGACAGTATTTCGAATAAGTTAAAAGAAGTTGTTATCGATGCTAAAACAAAAACGTTTACCAATAAAAATGGAAATATAAAGGTAGATGTTGCGAATTCTATTTATAATTCGATTCCTAATACTTTGGATTTACTATCTAAATTACCTAAAGTTCTTTTAAGTCCCAATAAAGAGAATATTTCGATAGTAGGTAAAGGAACGCCACTAATTTATATTGATAACCAAAAGGTAGGTATTAATGATTTAAATGCTCTTTCTGTTGATGATATTAAGAGCATAGAAATTATACAGAATCCATCTGTGAAATATGAAGCTGATGGAAGAGCAGTAATTTTGATTACAAGAAAGTTTAGTAAAAAAGAAGGCTTCAAGACAATTTTATCTGAAACAGCTTCTTTTAAGAAAGACTTTAATAATTATATTGGATTTAATTCTAGTTTTAAGAAAGGTAAACTAGAATGGAAGGCTAATTTTAATTACAATCAGTTGCAACCTTGGGAATACCAGAGCGTCGATTATGCAATTCCGAGTGCTTCTATTGTCTCCAATTATGATGTTGATGCTTTTACTAAAAGGAAACAGTTTGTGTTTGGAGGTAGTATGTTTTATAAGATAAATGAGGATGATTATCTGTCATTTACTGTTAGTAGTAAGTTACAAGGTGATACGTTTGGTATTAATTCAAATACTTATAATAAAAAAGAGGATGTCATAAACAATGTTTTAACTTATACAGATAACGATAATAACAAGGACTTTGTAAATTCTTTTTTAAATTATTCTAAAAAAATAAAATCTATTGATACGCAAATTTTTACAGGGATTTTGTACTCAAACTTTAATCAAGGTTTGTTTAGTGAAATTGAAAATAACTATAATAATACTGAGTTTGAATTAACGCAAATTAGAGACCAAAAGTTTAAAGTTGATTTTTTTTCAGGAAGAGTTGATATTGAGAAAAAGTTCAAAAATGAAATGCTAGTTGAAATTGGTGGTTTGTACTCTTCTGCAAATTCAAAGTCGGATTTTGATATTTTCAGCTATGACACAAATCAAAACATACGGAGTCATTATGATTTTAAAGAGCAAAATCTAGCTGGATATGGTCAGTTATCAGGGAAAATTAATAAAATCGATTTTGCGGTTGGACTAAGGGTTGAGAATACTAATGCAAACGGAAAATATAAAACAGATGTAACGCCTCTAATTGAAAAAAACTATACCAATTTTTTTCCGAAAGTAGAATTTACATTTCCGATAGACAGCACAAAAAGTATCAGTGTAAATTATTCTAAAAGTATTTCTAGACCTAACTATTCCTCTTTAAGCCAAGGAACAACTTATATTAATCCTTATTTTGTATATGCGCGAAATATTAATATTGATCCGACATTCAATAATGAGATTTCTACCGTTTTTCAGTATCATGATAAATCTGTTAAGCTAGGTTATTATCGAAATATAAACCCGGTTTATAGTAGTTTTAGTTATGATAAAGAGCAGAATATATTGACCTTTAAAGATGTGAATTTCGATAGAGAATCAGGATTTTCGGTTGATTTTACCTTGCCTTTTAGTTATAAATTTTGGACAACGACAAATTCATTAATTTTTATTTTAGAGAAAATTGAGGACAAATCGGCTCTGTTTTTATCTTCAAAACCTCATTTGTTTTATTATTCAAGTAACGAATTTAAACTTCCAAAAGGATATACTTTTTCTGTTTTTTGTTGGGGAATAACCAAACAAAATATTGGAATATTAGAAAAAAATGAAAGGTTTGTTATGGATATGGGGCTTTCTAAAACTTTTTTTAAAAACTGGAATTGTACTTTGAGTTTTAATAATGTGTTTAATGATAGAGAAATGAAAGAACAATTTGTTGTTAATAATATAAACTCACAAACAAGATATTTGCTAGATTCTCAGGAAATTTCTTTTGCAGTAAAATATTCTTTTGGTAAAATGAAAGACACTGAATTTAAAGGAAAAAGCATAGATGATTCAGGTAGGATTAGGTAG
- a CDS encoding DUF3822 family protein, protein MQSQNTNITSKKYKKLSIQVSLAGLSFCCIDTLNDTILSLSEVTFDTFHKTTKIEDLFADAFNKYPELKDTYDEITVVHNNNLSTFVPSALFDENYLGSYLQYNTKVFETDFFAFDTIPNYQMNAVYIPYVNINNFFIDQFGSFEYKHANSILVEKLLDVSKNNDEKTMIVNFNLGHFEIIVVQNKKLLLFNSFEYQTPEDFIYYILFTAEQLNMNPEIFKLELLGTISEEDDFFKIVYKYIRNVSLFDVSNLKRKNSFTTAQNQQHFILFQS, encoded by the coding sequence ATGCAATCACAGAATACAAATATAACATCAAAAAAATACAAAAAACTTTCCATTCAGGTTTCTCTGGCGGGGCTTTCATTTTGTTGTATTGATACTTTAAACGATACCATCTTATCTTTAAGCGAGGTTACTTTTGATACGTTTCATAAAACTACCAAAATTGAAGATTTATTTGCTGATGCTTTCAACAAATATCCTGAGTTGAAAGATACGTATGACGAAATTACGGTTGTTCATAACAACAATTTGTCAACTTTTGTTCCTAGTGCTCTTTTTGATGAAAACTATTTAGGCAGTTATTTACAGTATAACACCAAGGTTTTTGAAACCGATTTTTTTGCTTTCGATACAATTCCTAATTATCAAATGAATGCTGTTTACATTCCGTATGTAAATATCAATAACTTTTTTATTGACCAGTTTGGTTCTTTCGAATACAAACATGCCAATAGTATTCTTGTAGAAAAACTTTTGGATGTATCCAAAAACAATGACGAGAAAACAATGATTGTCAATTTTAATTTAGGTCATTTTGAAATCATCGTTGTGCAAAACAAAAAACTATTATTATTTAATTCTTTTGAATATCAAACTCCTGAGGATTTTATTTACTACATACTGTTTACGGCAGAACAGCTTAATATGAACCCAGAGATTTTTAAACTAGAATTACTAGGTACGATTTCTGAAGAAGATGACTTTTTTAAAATTGTTTATAAGTATATCCGAAATGTATCCCTATTTGACGTATCTAATTTAAAAAGAAAAAATTCTTTTACAACAGCTCAAAATCAACAACATTTTATACTTTTTCAATCATGA
- a CDS encoding response regulator transcription factor yields the protein MKKILLAEDDSDFANVLKQYLELYDYEVTWAENGQEALAIFQTSTFDICVFDVMMPIIDGFTLAEKIIKINLEIPFIFLTARKLKEDKIIGLKLGADDYIVKPFEAEELILRLNNILKRTQQKTLHFDKTSELQIGNYLFDTKRLCLKKDSITQQLTEKEAALIHFFYQHKNQMLKREQILKSIWHNDDFFSGRSMDVYISKIRKYFKDDSRISIDSIRNIGLEFKITD from the coding sequence ATGAAAAAAATACTTTTAGCCGAAGACGATTCCGATTTTGCAAACGTACTCAAACAATACCTCGAATTGTATGATTATGAAGTTACTTGGGCAGAAAATGGTCAGGAAGCTTTAGCTATTTTTCAAACCTCAACATTCGACATTTGTGTGTTTGATGTTATGATGCCTATTATCGACGGATTTACACTTGCCGAAAAAATCATTAAAATAAACCTCGAAATACCATTCATCTTTTTGACAGCCCGAAAGCTAAAAGAAGACAAAATTATTGGATTAAAACTGGGAGCAGACGATTATATCGTTAAGCCTTTTGAAGCCGAAGAACTAATCTTACGACTCAATAATATCTTAAAAAGAACCCAACAAAAAACGCTTCATTTTGACAAGACCAGCGAGTTACAAATTGGAAATTATTTATTCGATACCAAACGTTTATGCCTAAAGAAAGACAGCATAACGCAACAGCTTACTGAAAAGGAAGCTGCACTTATTCATTTCTTTTATCAACATAAAAATCAAATGCTAAAAAGAGAACAAATTCTAAAATCAATTTGGCACAATGACGACTTTTTCTCAGGAAGAAGCATGGATGTTTACATCAGTAAAATTCGAAAATACTTTAAAGACGATTCTCGAATAAGTATTGATAGCATCCGCAATATCGGATTAGAATTTAAAATAACCGATTAG
- the ygiD gene encoding 4,5-DOPA dioxygenase extradiol, translating into MNTLNDLHSISQTFSNTDKMPVLFLGHGSPMNAIEENEFVAGFRNLAKTLPQPNAILCISAHWYTKGTKVTAMEMPKTIHDFGGFPQALFDVQYPAKGSPELAIETKRILSPVEIELDETWGLDHGAWSVIKHLYPEANVPVIQLSIDYTRSGQYHFELAQKLQSLRHKGVLIIGSGNIVHNLRLIDFHNYDKDNYGFDWAIEARQTINDYLLDGNFQPLINFEKMDRAIQLAIPTPDHYLPLLYTLGLKEKSEELSLFNDKLIAGSLSMTSVKII; encoded by the coding sequence ATGAACACACTAAACGATTTACATAGTATTTCACAAACTTTTTCGAATACCGATAAAATGCCCGTTTTGTTTCTAGGACATGGTAGTCCGATGAACGCTATCGAAGAAAATGAGTTTGTTGCAGGATTCAGAAACTTAGCAAAAACATTACCACAGCCCAATGCAATTTTATGTATCTCCGCGCATTGGTACACCAAAGGAACAAAGGTTACGGCTATGGAAATGCCTAAGACTATTCATGATTTTGGAGGTTTTCCTCAAGCTTTGTTTGATGTGCAATATCCTGCCAAAGGAAGTCCTGAATTGGCTATTGAAACCAAAAGAATATTAAGTCCTGTTGAGATAGAATTAGATGAAACATGGGGTTTGGATCATGGGGCATGGAGTGTGATAAAGCATTTATATCCTGAGGCAAATGTGCCAGTGATTCAGCTAAGTATTGATTATACAAGATCTGGACAATATCATTTTGAATTGGCTCAAAAACTACAATCGCTACGTCATAAAGGTGTTTTGATTATTGGTAGTGGTAATATTGTTCATAATTTAAGACTGATTGATTTTCATAACTACGACAAGGATAATTATGGTTTTGATTGGGCGATTGAAGCTCGACAAACAATTAATGATTATTTGTTAGACGGAAATTTCCAACCGCTTATCAATTTTGAAAAAATGGATCGCGCGATACAATTAGCAATCCCAACGCCCGACCATTATTTACCTTTGCTTTATACTTTAGGATTAAAAGAAAAATCAGAAGAACTAAGTTTATTTAACGATAAGTTGATCGCAGGTTCATTGAGCATGACATCGGTTAAGATTATTTAG
- the kdsB gene encoding 3-deoxy-manno-octulosonate cytidylyltransferase, protein MKIIAVIPARYASTRFPAKLMQDLGGKTVILRTYQAAMQTNLFDDVFVVTDSDIIFDEIVSNGGKAIMSIKEHESGSDRIAEAIQGLDVDIVINVQGDEPFIDAEPLAKVIEVFRNDLDKKVDLASLMREIKDEAEINNPNNVKVVVDQSGFALYFSRSVIPYPRDKDVGVRYFQHIGIYAFRKQALLDFYSLPMKSLEASEKLEQLRYLEFGKRIKMIETTHVGIGIDTPEDLERAKVLLASK, encoded by the coding sequence ATGAAAATAATAGCAGTTATTCCCGCACGTTACGCTTCTACACGATTTCCAGCGAAACTAATGCAAGATTTGGGAGGTAAAACAGTAATTTTAAGAACCTATCAAGCTGCAATGCAAACCAACTTGTTTGATGATGTATTTGTTGTGACCGATTCGGATATTATATTCGATGAAATTGTTTCTAATGGAGGTAAGGCCATAATGAGCATCAAAGAGCATGAATCGGGAAGTGATAGAATTGCCGAAGCCATACAAGGTTTAGATGTAGATATTGTAATAAATGTTCAAGGTGACGAGCCTTTTATAGATGCTGAACCATTGGCTAAGGTTATTGAGGTTTTTAGAAATGATTTGGATAAAAAAGTTGATTTAGCTTCTTTAATGCGTGAAATCAAAGACGAAGCAGAAATTAATAATCCAAATAATGTAAAGGTAGTTGTGGATCAAAGCGGATTTGCTTTGTATTTTTCTCGCTCAGTAATTCCGTATCCTAGAGACAAAGATGTAGGAGTGCGTTACTTTCAGCATATCGGAATTTATGCTTTTAGAAAACAGGCCTTATTAGATTTTTATAGCCTTCCGATGAAATCTCTTGAAGCTTCAGAGAAGTTAGAACAATTACGTTATTTGGAGTTCGGGAAACGCATTAAAATGATTGAAACGACTCATGTAGGAATTGGTATTGATACGCCAGAAGATTTAGAAAGAGCAAAAGTACTTTTAGCTTCGAAGTAG
- a CDS encoding ATP-dependent DNA helicase, producing the protein MSSSLFYSLLQKKFPFSPTYKQDIFFQKIAIFLTDTANETIFVLKGYAGTGKTTVISTIVNNLLEIDKKYVLLAPTGRAAKVIANYSSKPAFTIHKKIYFPKKASGGGVSFTIQQNKHKNTVFIVDEASMISDSNSDSKLYENGSLLDDLISYVYSGTNCKMILLGDTAQLPPVNLDISPALDIHTLSVHYNKEIEHIELDEVMRQEENSGILFNATELRELLKDSFITEFRFDLKKFKDIVRLTDGYDIQDAINSAYSNYSIEDTAFIVRSNKRANQYNEQIRTKILFKESELSTGDFLMVVKNNYFWLKDSDEAGFIANGDIIEILEIFSIQELYGFKFAKVKIRMVDYPNQKPFETVLLLDTIKSESPSLTFEESNRLYEEVMKDYEDETTKYKRFQKVKANEYFNGLQVKFSYAITCHKSQGGQWDTVFIEQPYLPNGIDRDYIRWLYTAMTRAKNKLYLIGFKDEHFVE; encoded by the coding sequence ATGAGTTCTTCCCTGTTTTATAGTCTTTTACAAAAAAAGTTTCCTTTTTCTCCTACATACAAACAGGATATTTTTTTTCAAAAGATTGCTATATTTTTAACCGATACAGCAAATGAAACAATTTTTGTGCTTAAAGGATATGCAGGAACGGGAAAAACGACAGTAATTTCTACTATTGTAAACAATTTACTAGAGATTGATAAAAAATATGTTTTGCTTGCACCAACTGGTCGAGCGGCTAAAGTAATTGCAAATTATTCGAGTAAGCCAGCTTTTACAATCCATAAAAAAATATATTTCCCTAAAAAAGCCTCAGGTGGAGGCGTTTCTTTTACCATTCAGCAAAACAAACATAAAAACACCGTTTTTATCGTCGATGAGGCTTCGATGATTTCAGATAGCAATTCGGATTCTAAATTATATGAAAATGGTTCTTTATTGGATGATTTAATATCATATGTCTATTCGGGAACCAATTGTAAAATGATTCTTTTGGGAGATACGGCTCAGTTGCCTCCAGTAAATTTAGATATTAGTCCAGCTCTAGATATTCATACATTGAGTGTTCACTATAATAAAGAGATTGAACATATCGAACTTGACGAAGTAATGCGTCAAGAAGAAAATTCAGGAATCTTATTTAATGCTACTGAATTACGTGAATTGCTTAAAGATAGTTTTATTACTGAATTTAGATTTGATTTAAAAAAGTTTAAAGATATCGTTCGATTAACTGATGGTTACGACATACAAGATGCAATTAATTCGGCTTATAGCAATTATAGTATTGAAGATACAGCATTTATTGTACGTTCTAATAAAAGAGCCAATCAGTATAATGAGCAAATCAGAACTAAGATTTTATTTAAGGAAAGCGAGCTTTCTACAGGTGATTTCTTGATGGTGGTTAAGAATAATTATTTTTGGCTAAAGGATTCAGATGAAGCTGGTTTTATAGCCAATGGAGATATTATCGAAATTCTTGAAATTTTCAGTATTCAGGAGTTATACGGATTCAAATTTGCCAAAGTAAAAATACGAATGGTCGATTATCCAAATCAAAAACCCTTTGAAACCGTTTTATTATTAGATACCATTAAAAGTGAATCTCCTTCACTAACTTTTGAAGAATCAAATCGATTGTATGAAGAGGTTATGAAGGATTATGAAGATGAAACAACTAAGTATAAGAGATTTCAGAAAGTGAAAGCCAATGAATATTTTAATGGTTTACAGGTAAAATTCTCTTATGCGATAACGTGTCATAAATCACAAGGTGGACAATGGGATACAGTATTTATTGAGCAACCTTATTTACCAAACGGAATCGACAGAGATTATATTCGCTGGTTGTACACTGCTATGACAAGAGCTAAAAATAAATTATATTTGATAGGTTTTAAAGACGAACATTTTGTTGAGTAA